The Caballeronia sp. SL2Y3 genome includes a window with the following:
- the acpP gene encoding acyl carrier protein: protein MDNIEQRVKKIVAEQLGVAEAEIKNEASFVNDLGADSLDTVELVMALEDEFGMEIPDEEAEKITTVQQAIDYARANVKA from the coding sequence ATGGACAACATCGAACAGCGCGTGAAGAAGATCGTCGCCGAACAACTGGGCGTGGCGGAAGCCGAAATCAAGAACGAAGCGTCGTTCGTGAACGATCTGGGCGCTGACTCGCTCGACACGGTGGAACTGGTGATGGCGCTGGAAGACGAGTTCGGCATGGAAATCCCCGATGAAGAAGCCGAGAAGATCACCACGGTTCAGCAAGCGATCGACTACGCTCGCGCCAACGTCAAGGCCTAA